A window of Cryptomeria japonica chromosome 3, Sugi_1.0, whole genome shotgun sequence contains these coding sequences:
- the LOC131061558 gene encoding putative ABC transporter C family member 15, with product MGGSVQVGGVQDLIVRVSFRHGVVISCQLIFVIALLVRKWAVRLNNRECHVPLEKKTRGKIQLGFRYKGILTCCISLAVFYTLFAIWRPLYWWLNERPKDYEAEGEYIVQAIAWSTMAFSAYQSPTETRKDKLPILLRVWWIILFIVYAVFFLFDILLLREKEVFPTSIWVDLLGLAISSFLCYVGCHGRIGGDSFGEGMHEPLLDGFSEKSGNPKPVTPYATAGILSRMSFSWMSTLFSVGFKKPLQIDDVPQVAGMDSAEEVYNVFRDRLEAEGILDTQSMAKATLMSVWKEVILSAFFAAAYSFAAYVGPSLIDAFVQYLNGNQQFQYQGYALACTFIVAMLVESLAQRHLFFKLQQIGLHSKVSFMAAIYRKGLRLSSQSKQKHTSGEIINYMSVDAERIGDFSWYLHEFWNVPLQVFLGLFILYKSLGLASLAGLAATVIVMIGNLPIGNLQEKFQDEIMEAKDERMRATAETLRNMRILKLQAWETRFLLKLENLRKVECGCLKKYLFTESMLSFAFWGAPTVVSIVTFGACMLMGVPLTAGKILSALATFRLLQDPIYNLPEFISMVAQTKVSLDRVAIFLKEEELQYDAVEQISKGTTDIAVHIQGGEFSWDPAPSSSTLRGIQLCVERGMTVAICGTVGSGKSSLLATILGEIPRVSGTVRLSGTKAYVAQSPWIQSCKIEENILFGKQMERVRYECILEACALKKDIESFAYGDQTEIGERGINLSGGQKQRVQLARALYQDADIYLLDDPFSAVDVHTGTHIFKECILGILSKKTVFYVTHQVEFLPTADLILVMRDGKITQAGRYSDILQSGTDFLELVGAHQKALDTMDANENSHHIGVSSEIDTVESDNLNNSLLNEANPKVLWIEGNVEISRGDNDWEERNKSASDADPENKKAQLVQEEERETGRVSIHVYWSYITAAYKGWLTPFIILSQMMFQLLQIGSDYWMAWANPTTLGDRSPISNSLLIRVYIALSLGSSLFVLIRAMLLSVIAFKAANQLFSKMHRCIFRAPMSFFDSTPSGRILNRVSTDQSAVDLTIPFQLGAFAFAVIRLIGIIGVMSQVAWQIFLMFIPVAAISIWYQQYYIITARELARLVGVFKAPILQHFSESISGAMTIRSFDQEDRFVKNLFCLLDVFSQPSFHGAAAMEWLCFRLDLLSTFVFGFSMVFLVSLPQGVINASIAGLGITYGLNLNSLQAWMIWNFCNVENKIISVERILQYSCLPSEAPLVIEKSRPNFDWPVKGTIELYDLQVRYGPHLPLVLKGLTCTFPGGMKVGVVGRTGSGKSTLIQALFRIVEPARGKILIDNVDVSEIGLHDLRSKLSIIPQDPTMFEGSIRTNLDPLEDRSDAEIWEALKKCQLEELVRAKENKLDSLVTENGENWSVGQRQLVCLGRALLKHSRILMLDEATASVDTATDGLIQYTLRNQFSDCTVITIAHRIPTVIDSDLVLVLDNGQISEYDSPKKLLEDNSSSFLKLVSEYSLRSNNLF from the exons ATGGGAGGAAGTGTACAGGTGGGAGGGGTTCAAGATTTGATTGTTAGAGTGTCCTTCCGTCATGGAGTTGTCATTTCATGTCAGTTGATTTTCGTTATTGCCCTTTTGGTAAGGAAATGGGCAGTTAGGCTTAATAACAGGGAATGCCATGTACCCCTTGAGAAGAAGACCCGGGGAAAAATTCAGTTGGGCTTCAGGTACAAGGGCATTCTGACTTGTTGCATTTCTCTAGCTGTTTTCTACACCCTATTTGCTATATGGAGGCCTCTGTATTGGTGGTTGAATGAAAGACCTAAAGATTACGAGGCAGAGGGAGAGTATATTGTTCAAGCAATAGCTTGGTCTACAATGGCATTTTCTGCCTATCAGTCTCCCACAGAAACGAGGAAAGATAAGCTCCCAATTTTATTGAGAGTTTGGTGGATCATATTATTTATTGTCTATGCCGTTTTCTTCTTGTTTGACATTTTACTCTTGAGGGAAAAAGAAGTTTTCCCCACTTCTATATGGGTTGATCTATTGGGTTTGGCCATCAGTAGCTTCTTGTGTTATGTTGGATGCCATGGTAGAATTGGTGGAGACTCATTTGGAGAGGGGATGCATGAGCCTCTTTTGGATGGCTTTTCTGAGAAAAGTGGAAACCCCAAGCCAGTCACACCATATGCAACTGCAGGCATTCTCAGCCGGATGTCGTTTTCTTGGATGAGTACTTTATTTTCTGTTGGCTTCAAGAAACCTTTACAAATTGATGATGTACCTCAAGTTGCAGGTATGGACAGTGCCGAAGAAGTGTACAATGTATTTAGAGATCGGCTAGAGGCAGAAGGGATTCTTGACACCCAGTCAATGGCAAAAGCCACGCTAATGTCTGTTTGGAAAGAAGTCATCTTGAGTGCTTTTTTTGCAGCAGCATATTCTTTTGCAGCATATGTAGGTCCATCTTTGATTGATGCATTTGTACAATATTTAAATGGAAACCAGCAGTTTCAGTATCAAGGCTATGCTCTAGCTTGTACATTTATAGTAGCAATGTTGGTAGAGTCCTTGGCACAGCGCCATTTGTTTTTTAAGTTGCAGCAGATAGGCCTACATTCCAAAGTGTCTTTCATGGCTGCTATATACAGGAAAGGTTTGCGTCTTTCTAGTCAATCAAAGCAAAAGCATACAAGTGGTGAAATCATCAATTATATGAGTGTAGATGCAGAACGTATTGGGGATTTCAGTTGGTATTTGCATGAATTCTGGAATGTCCCTTTACAAGTTTTTCTAGGCCTTTTTATCCTATATAAGAGCTTGGGCTTGGCCTCACTTGCAGGACTGGCAGCCACGGTGATAGTTATGATTGGAAATTTACCTATTGGAAATCTGCAAGAAAAGTTTCAAGATGAAATCATGGAAGCAAAAGATGAGAGGATGAGAGCGACAGCAGAAACATTGAGAAACATGAGGATACTAAAATTACAGGCCTGGGAGACCAGATTTCTATTGAAACTTGAAAATTTGAGGAAAGTGGAATGTGGGTGTTTGAAGAAGTATCTTTTCACAGAATCTATGTTATCATTTGCGTTTTGGGGAGCCCCTACGGTAGTATCAATTGTTACATTTGGTGCATGCATGCTAATGGGAGTGCCCCTAACTGCTGGCAAGATTCTCTCTGCTTTGGCAACATTCAGATTACTTCAGGATCCTATATATAACCTCCCGGAATTCATATCCATGGTTGCCCAAACTAAAGTGTCCCTAGATCGTGTAGCTATATTTTTGAAAGAGGAAGAATTGCAATATGATGCTGTAGAACAAATATCCAAGGGCACAACTGATATTGCAGTTCATATCCAAGGTGGAGAATTCTCTTGGGACCCTGCACCATCTAGTTCAACATTAAGAGGTATACAACTGTGTGTAGAGAGAGGTATGACAGTTGCAATATGTGGAACAGTGGGGTCAGGCAAGTCGAGCCTTTTAGCTACAATACTAGGAGAAATACCGAGAGTTTCGGGCACAGTAAGGTTGAGTGGCACAAAAGCGTATGTAGCTCAGTCCCCGTGGATACAAAGCTGTAAAATTGAGGAGAATATTCTCTTTGGGAAGCAAATGGAGAGGGTTAGGTATGAGTGCATACTTGAGGCCTGTGCTTTGAAGAAAGATATTGAATCGTTTGCCTATGGTGACCAAACAGAAATTGGAGAAAGAGGCATTAATTTGAGTGGTGGCCAAAAACAAAGAGTACAGCTTGCACGGGCATTATACCAAGATGCAGATATCTATCTCCTTGATGACCCTTTTAGTGCTGTTGATGTACATACAGGCACTCATATTTTCAAG GAATGCATCCTTGGCATTTTGAGTAAAAAGACTGTATTTTATGTAACCCATCAAGTGGAATTCCTGCCAACTGCAGATCTCATTCTG gtaatgcgCGATGGCAAAATTACTCAAGCTGGGAGGTATAGCGATATTCTGCAGTCAGGCACAGATTTTTTAGAATTGGTTGGTGCCCACCAAAAGGCTTTGGATACCATGGATGCTAATGAAAATTCCCATCATATAGGTGTATCATCAGAAATTGATACAGTGGAATCAGATAATTTAAATAATAGTCTACTAAATGAAGCTAACCCAAAGGTGCTATGGATAGAGGGCAATGTTGAGATTTCTAGGGGAGACAATGACTGGGAAGAAAGAAATAAGAGTGCAAGTGATGCTGATCCCGAGAATAAGAAGGCACAGTTGGtgcaagaagaagaaagagagactGGCAGGGTTAGCATTCATGTATACTGGTCTTACATCACAGCTGCATATAAAGGATGGTTGACACCTTTCATTATATTGTCTCAAATGATGTTTCAACTATTGCAAATTGGTAGTGATTATTGGATGGCATGGGCGAACCCAACAACCCTTGGTGACAGATCACCAATTAGTAACTCCCTTCTGATTCGGGTCTATATTGCTCTATCATTAGGCAGTTCCTTGTTTGTGCTTATAAGGGCAATGCTTCTTTCAGTTATTGCATTTAAGGCAGCTAATCAACTTTTCAGCAAAATGCACAGGTGCATCTTCCGTGCACCAATGTCATTCTTTGATTCAACTCCAAGTGGGCGTATTTTGAATCGG GTATCAACAGATCAGAGTGCTGTAGACTTAACAATCCCTTTTCAACTTGGAGCGTTTGCTTTTGCTGTTATACGGCTCATTGGAATTATTGGAGTTATGTCTCAGGTTGCTTGGCAGATCTTTCTAATGTTTATACCAGTGGCTGCAATTTCCATATGGTACCAG CAATATTATATAATCACAGCCAGGGAATTGGCACGGTTAGTTGGAGTATTTAAAGCTCCAATTCTACAACATTTTTCTGAGTCCATTTCTGGAGCAATGACAATTAGAAGTTTTGATCAGGAAGACCGATTTGTGAAAAATCTTTTCTGTTTGTTAGATGTATTTTCCCAACCTAGTTTTCATGGTGCTGCAGCCATGGAGTGGCTGTGCTTTAGGTTGGATCTTCTGTCAACTTTCGTATTTGGATTTTCCATGGTATTCTTGGTTAGTCTACCACAAGGTGTAATCAATGCAA GCATTGCAGGCTTGGGAATAACCTATGGGCTGAATCTGAACTCTTTGCAAGCCTGGATGATTTGGAACTTCTGTAATGTGGAGAACAAGATTATTTCAGTTGAGAGAATACTACAGTATTCATGTCTTCCCAGTGAGGCACCTCTGGTCATAGAAAAGTCAAGGCCAAATTTTGACTGGCCAGTTAAAGGGACAATCGAGCTTTATGATCTCCAG GTACGATATGGTCCACATCTTCCACTTGTTTTGAAAGGCCTTACATGTACTTTTCCCGGAGGAATGAAGGTGGGAGTGGTGGGGCGAACAGGAAGTGGCAAATCTACTCTTATTCAAGCACTCTTTCGCATTGTAGAGCCAGCAAGGGGCAAGATTCTCATCGACAATGTTGATGTCTCAGAAATAGGTCTCCATGATCTAAGATCCAAACTAAGTATTATTCCACAAGATCCAACAATGTTTGAGGGCAGTATACGCACTAATCTAGATCCACTTGAAGACCGCTCAGATGCAGAGATATGGGAG GCCTTAAAGAAATGTCAGCTTGAAGAACTTGTGCGTGCAAAAGAAAACAAACTTGATTCTTTGG TTACTGAAAATGGAGAAAATTGGAGTGTAGGTCAGCGCCAACTTGTGTGTTTGGGGCGGGCATTACTAAAACACAGTCGTATACTGATGCTTGATGAAGCTACTGCATCAGTGGACACTGCAACTGATGGACTTATTCAGTACACGTTACGCAATCAGTTTTCTGACTGCACAGTAATTACTATAGCTCACCGAATTCCAACTGTAATTGACAGTGACCTGGTTCTAGTGTTGGATAATG GTCAAATCTCCGAATATGACTCTCCCAAGAAGCTCCTAGAAGATAACTCTTCATCATTTCTGAAACTTGTTTCAGAGTACTCGTTGAGATCAAACAATTTATTTTAG